A region from the Hydra vulgaris chromosome 08, alternate assembly HydraT2T_AEP genome encodes:
- the LOC136083086 gene encoding 52 kDa repressor of the inhibitor of the protein kinase-like yields the protein MGEVFNLCGWKKFPWLTYSKIFDGAFCLPCVLFGCNFPSECSLVERLFSKPFDRWNEASRYVQIHAFGKTNDRSVCRNKSLHVKTAEVLFSMSSIWSCKTESIDITSQKIVHSQISKNRQLLQPIIETIILCGRLGLSLRGHRDDSEFHPENGEFSNHTVGNFIELLHFRVKAGDKVLEDHLKYHQQNASYISKTSQNQLVRCCGEVITDTIIAEIKNSKYFSIIADEASDSSNKEQLSLVIRFVDSKFDIREEFISFLHCTNGVTGEGLFDILLKSISDFSLDIMNCRGQSYDGAGAMAGHTKGLSSRILNLNEKASFVHCYSHRLNLAICASCNVQYVKNLLTHVKEVSYFFNLSPTRQQKLEEHIESTVPSAVKKS from the coding sequence ATGGGCGAAGTTTTCAATTTATGTGGATGGAAAAAATTTCCATGGCTCACATATTCGAAAATTTTTGATGGAGCCTTCTGTTTGCCATGTGTACTTTTTGGGTGCAATTTTCCATCTGAATGTAGTTTAGTCGAAAGATTATTTAGTAAGCCTTTTGATCGCTGGAATGAAGCTTCTCGTTACGTTCAGATACATGCATTTGGCAAAACCAATGATAGGTCTGTCTGCAGAAATAAAAGCTTACATGTAAAAACTgctgaagttttattttcaatgtcgTCCATTTGGTCTTGTAAAACAGAATCAATAGATATTACATCTCAAAAAATAGTTCACTCACAGATTTCTAAAAACCGACAGTTATTACAACCTATTATTGAAACAATTATTCTCTGTGGACGTCTTGGTCTTTCTTTACGAGGCCATAGAGATGATTCGGAGTTTCATCCTGAAAATGGTGAGTTTTCTAATCATACTGtaggtaattttattgaattgttaCATTTTCGTGTTAAAGCTGGTGATAAAGTTCTTGAAGATCATCTTAAATATCATCAACAAAATGCATCTTATATATCTAAGACATCACAAAATCAGTTAGTAAGGTGTTGTGGAGAAGTTATTACTGACACAATAATagcagaaattaaaaattctaaatatttttctattattgctGATGAAGCTTCTGACAGTTCAAATAAAGAACAGCTATCATTAGTTATACGATTTGTTGATTCAAAGTTTGATATAAGAGAAgaatttatcagttttttacATTGCACAAATGGTGTTACTGGTGAAGGattgtttgatattttgttaaaaagtatttcagATTTTTCTTTAGATATCATGAATTGCCGAGGACAGTCATATGATGGTGCTGGAGCAATGGCTGGTCATACCAAAGGATTGTCCTCTCgcattttaaatctaaatgaaaAAGCTTCATTTGTTCATTGCTATAGCCATAGGCTAAATTTAGCTATTTGTGCCTCGTGCAACGTGCAATATGTTAAGAATCTTCTGACACATGTTAAAGAagtatcatatttttttaatctttcaccTACGAGACAACAAAAGTTAGAGGAGCATATCGAAAGTACTGTTCCATCGgctgttaaaaaaagttaa